In the genome of Tripterygium wilfordii isolate XIE 37 chromosome 19, ASM1340144v1, whole genome shotgun sequence, one region contains:
- the LOC119986268 gene encoding uncharacterized protein LOC119986268: MVNVEYARFSGVMDAFQDHDSISDRAKMDAKSWWLVHGVHAPMLQDLALKLLGQPCSSSCCERNWSTYFFIHSMTRNKITPQRAQDLVFVHSNLRLLTRRTPQYHQGESKMWDVGGDAFGYADDVGMLGVASLSLDEPEMEVMIVDEEESHENEEHEVEEYP, translated from the exons ATGGTTAATGTTGAATATGCTAGATTTTCTGGTGTTATGGATGCTTTTCAAGATCATGATTCTATAAGTGATAGGGCGAAGATGGATGCTAAATCTTGGTGGTTAGTTCATGGAGTCCATGCACCAATGCTACAAGATTTGGCATTAAAGTTACTTGGCCAACCTTGCTCCTCATCATGTTGTGAAAGAAACTGGAGCACTTATTTCTTTATCCATTCCATGACTAGGAATAAAATTACACCACAACGTGCCCAAGACCTAGTATTTGTTCATAGTAATCTTCGTCTTTTGACAAGGAGAACTCCTCAATACCACCAAGGAGAGAGTAAAATGTGGGATGTTGGTGGTGATGCTTTTGGTTATGCTGATGATGTTGGAATGCTTGGTGTTGCTAGTTTGTCTCTCGATGAGCCAGAAATGGAGGTGATGATAGTTGATGAAGAAGAATCACATGAAAATGAAGAGCATGAAGTAGAG GAATACCCTTGA